In a genomic window of Suricata suricatta isolate VVHF042 chromosome 12, meerkat_22Aug2017_6uvM2_HiC, whole genome shotgun sequence:
- the C12H20orf202 gene encoding uncharacterized protein C20orf202 homolog, whose translation MGDLGSPCSLSEAGRGRRYKSKAPRAHHQVSVKVSSKDAEMKTAEEPTPSLGETLEWLRKELAEMQVQDQRLLLTLRHLHSVLEELRADSAHWEDARSSRGTSPIRVRAGSESRGRPPSSSKGLAQLFQGEDSRRSSLP comes from the exons ATGGG TGACTTAGGCAGCCCCTGCTCCCTGTCTGAAGCAGGTAGGGGACGACGGTACAAATCAAAGGCCCCTCGGGCCCATCACCAGGTCAGTGTCAAGGTCTCCTCCAAGGACGCTGAGATGAAAACAGCAGAAGAGCCAACCCCAAGCCTTGGGGAGACCCTGGAGTGGCTAAGAAAGGAGCTG GCTGAGATGCAGGTTCAAGACCAGAGACTCCTGCTCACCCTGAGGCACCTTCACAGTGTCCTAGAGGAGCTGCGTGCTGATAGCGCTCACTGGGAGGATGCCAGGTCCAGCAGAGGGACATCTCCCATCAGAGTTCGCGCAGGCTCTGAAAGCAGGGGCCGCCCCCCCAGCTCCTCCAAGGGGCTGGCCCAGCTCTTCCAAGGGGAGGACAGCCGGCGAAGCTCCCTCCCTTGA